In one Polynucleobacter sp. JS-JIR-5-A7 genomic region, the following are encoded:
- a CDS encoding cytochrome bc complex cytochrome b subunit, with translation MAFQEKQVPENAPLAQKVLAWVDSRLPVTDAFKRHMSEYYAPKNLNFFYIFGALAIVVLAIQIITGIFLVMNYKPDAAKAFESVEYIMREVPWGWLIRYMHSTGASMFFVVVYLHMFRGLIYGSYRKPRELIWIFGCAIFLCLMGEAFFGYLLPWGQMSYWGAQVIVNLFSAIPLIGPDLSLWLRGDYVVGDATLNRFFAFHVIAIPLVLIGLVAAHILALHEVGSNNPDGVEIKNTLDANGHPVDGIPFHPFYSVHDVMYLGGFLMVFACIVFFAPEMGGYFLEANNFIPANPFVTPTHIAPVWYFTPFYSMLRATTTNFLLPLWIFLAVILGTFAMSAKDIKIKGICAAIAVVLAAGFYALDAKFWGVVIMGGSVVIMFFLPWLDHSPVKSIRYRPQFHKYIYGIFVVTFVILGYLGIQPPSPIFEKISQICTIYYLGFFLAMPFWSKLGTFKPVPDRVTFESH, from the coding sequence ATGGCATTTCAAGAAAAACAAGTCCCAGAAAACGCTCCTCTAGCCCAGAAGGTATTGGCATGGGTTGACTCCCGTTTGCCCGTTACTGATGCATTTAAGCGGCATATGAGTGAGTATTACGCTCCGAAGAATCTGAATTTTTTCTACATCTTTGGAGCTTTAGCCATCGTGGTTTTGGCGATCCAAATTATTACTGGTATTTTCTTGGTCATGAACTACAAGCCTGATGCTGCAAAAGCATTTGAGTCTGTTGAGTACATCATGCGCGAAGTGCCATGGGGCTGGTTGATTCGCTATATGCATTCCACTGGTGCTTCAATGTTCTTCGTAGTGGTTTATTTGCATATGTTCCGCGGCTTGATCTACGGTTCATATCGCAAGCCACGTGAGCTCATTTGGATTTTCGGTTGTGCGATTTTCTTGTGCTTGATGGGCGAAGCTTTCTTTGGCTACTTGCTCCCGTGGGGACAAATGTCATATTGGGGTGCTCAAGTAATCGTTAACTTGTTCTCTGCAATTCCACTTATTGGTCCAGACCTATCGTTATGGTTGCGGGGCGATTATGTTGTGGGTGACGCTACCCTTAATCGCTTCTTTGCATTCCATGTGATTGCGATTCCTTTGGTATTGATTGGCTTGGTTGCTGCTCATATTCTTGCGCTACATGAAGTAGGCTCTAATAATCCAGATGGCGTTGAAATTAAAAATACGCTGGATGCGAATGGGCACCCTGTTGATGGTATTCCATTCCATCCTTTTTATAGCGTACACGATGTAATGTATCTGGGTGGCTTCTTGATGGTGTTTGCTTGCATCGTATTTTTTGCTCCGGAAATGGGCGGATATTTCTTAGAGGCGAATAACTTCATACCAGCAAATCCATTTGTGACCCCAACGCATATTGCACCGGTATGGTATTTCACGCCTTTCTACTCAATGTTGCGCGCAACAACGACTAACTTCTTATTGCCTTTATGGATCTTCTTAGCTGTCATTCTTGGAACGTTTGCTATGAGCGCCAAAGATATCAAAATCAAAGGTATTTGTGCTGCTATTGCAGTGGTTTTGGCTGCCGGCTTCTACGCGCTTGACGCAAAATTTTGGGGTGTGGTCATCATGGGCGGCTCAGTCGTGATTATGTTCTTTTTGCCATGGTTAGATCATTCTCCTGTGAAGTCGATTCGCTATCGTCCACAGTTTCATAAATACATCTATGGCATTTTTGTTGTGACTTTTGTAATCTTGGGTTATTTAGGTATTCAGCCACCATCACCTATCTTTGAAAAGATATCTCAGATCTGCACGATTTATTATCTGGGTTTTTTCTTGGCAATGCCCTTCTGGAGCAAGCTTGGCACATTTAAGCCAGTTCCAGACCGCGTAACTTTTGAGTCCCATTAA
- a CDS encoding cytochrome c1 encodes MKRILQTLMGICQVTVLVTALGFSLNANANEGGFPLDTAPNRVSSNASLQNGAKIFVNYCLNCHAAASMRYNRLRDIGLTDQQIKDNLILTDAKVGDLMAIAMTPKEGKAYFGKTPPDLSVEARARGTDWLYTYFRTFYKDDTTQTGWNNMVYPNVGMPHVLWQLQGERAAKFEERKDPHDESRMEKVFIGFEQLTPGTMKPQEYDDNIADLVAFMSWMAEPVQLERKRLGVVALLFLAIFTILAWRLNKAYWKDIH; translated from the coding sequence ATGAAACGAATTCTGCAAACTTTGATGGGCATCTGCCAAGTAACGGTATTGGTTACCGCCCTTGGCTTTAGTCTTAACGCCAATGCAAATGAAGGTGGCTTCCCATTGGATACTGCCCCTAACCGTGTCAGTAGCAATGCCTCTTTGCAAAATGGTGCGAAGATATTTGTTAACTACTGCTTGAACTGCCATGCAGCTGCGAGCATGCGTTATAACCGCTTGCGCGATATTGGTTTGACCGATCAACAAATTAAAGACAACTTGATTTTGACTGATGCAAAGGTTGGCGATTTAATGGCCATTGCAATGACGCCAAAAGAAGGTAAGGCTTATTTTGGCAAGACGCCGCCAGATCTCTCTGTTGAGGCTCGTGCGCGGGGTACTGATTGGCTTTATACCTACTTTCGCACTTTCTATAAAGATGACACTACTCAAACCGGTTGGAATAATATGGTGTATCCAAACGTAGGTATGCCGCATGTGCTCTGGCAGTTGCAAGGTGAGCGTGCTGCTAAGTTTGAGGAGCGCAAAGATCCTCATGACGAGAGCAGAATGGAAAAAGTATTCATTGGCTTTGAGCAGTTAACTCCGGGGACGATGAAGCCGCAAGAGTATGACGACAATATTGCTGATTTGGTCGCATTCATGTCTTGGATGGCTGAGCCTGTTCAACTTGAGCGCAAGCGCCTTGGCGTGGTGGCTCTCTTGTTTTTGGCAATCTTCACCATCTTAGCCTGGCGCTTAAATAAAGCTTATTGGAAAGATATCCACTAA
- a CDS encoding glutathione S-transferase N-terminal domain-containing protein translates to MMVLYSGTNCPFSQRCRLVLFEKGMDFEIRDVDLFNKPEDISVMNPYGQVPILVERDLILYESNIINEYIDERFPHPQLMPPDPVARARARLFLFNFEKELFVHVAALENEKGKAAEKTHEKARLAIRDRLTQLAPIFVKNKYMLGDEFSMLDVAIAPLLWRLEHYGIDLSRNAAALLKYAERIFSRPAYIEALTPSEKVMRR, encoded by the coding sequence ATGATGGTGTTGTACTCGGGTACTAATTGCCCATTCTCGCAACGCTGCCGTTTGGTGCTTTTTGAAAAAGGTATGGATTTTGAAATCCGTGATGTCGACTTGTTTAATAAACCAGAAGATATCTCAGTGATGAACCCTTATGGTCAAGTTCCCATTCTGGTTGAGCGCGATTTAATTTTGTATGAATCAAACATCATCAATGAATATATTGATGAGCGTTTTCCTCATCCACAGTTGATGCCTCCTGATCCTGTAGCACGCGCACGCGCACGCCTTTTTCTCTTTAATTTTGAAAAAGAGTTGTTTGTCCACGTGGCTGCTTTGGAAAACGAAAAAGGGAAAGCTGCTGAAAAAACTCATGAAAAAGCTCGCTTAGCCATACGTGATCGTTTAACTCAGTTAGCGCCAATTTTCGTAAAGAATAAGTACATGTTGGGCGATGAGTTCTCCATGCTAGATGTCGCTATTGCCCCATTATTATGGCGTCTCGAACACTATGGCATTGATCTTTCTCGTAATGCCGCCGCTCTATTGAAATACGCTGAGCGTATTTTTAGTAGACCCGCTTACATCGAGGCATTGACCCCTTCCGAAAAGGTCATGCGCCGCTAA
- a CDS encoding ClpXP protease specificity-enhancing factor, with amino-acid sequence MSGIPSNKPYLIRALHQWCTDFGFTPFIAVFVDASVEVPMEFVKNDEIVLNLSLEACHQLEMENDWISFQARFGGIPKKIMVPVSHILAIYARESGQGMSFPFDPSQIRDLQAAGSSDNVLEKPKTARPSLKIVK; translated from the coding sequence ATGTCTGGCATCCCAAGTAACAAACCCTACCTAATCCGTGCTCTACATCAGTGGTGTACGGATTTTGGTTTTACACCTTTCATAGCTGTGTTTGTAGATGCTAGCGTTGAGGTGCCCATGGAGTTTGTTAAGAATGACGAGATTGTCTTAAATCTCTCCCTAGAGGCCTGCCATCAGCTAGAAATGGAAAATGATTGGATTAGTTTCCAGGCTAGGTTTGGGGGTATTCCAAAGAAGATTATGGTACCTGTGAGCCATATTTTGGCAATTTATGCTAGGGAGAGCGGCCAGGGAATGTCATTCCCGTTTGATCCATCCCAGATTAGAGATTTGCAGGCTGCAGGCTCATCAGATAATGTGCTTGAAAAGCCAAAAACTGCCAGACCGTCTTTGAAGATTGTGAAATAG
- a CDS encoding MFS transporter has protein sequence MNNLKKIEEVRASQHYRKVAIAACFGTFLEWYDFLTFATLAVVLGPLFFPSNDPNTGLLASLATFGVGMVVRPIGSAIFGSLGDRIGRKPVFMITIALMGIATVSIGFLPTYAQIGIWAPILLVGLRLLQGLSAGGEIGGSAVYLTEHAGNENRGFKTSFLQLMGPLGILVSTMQIASLQQWLSPEEFQAWGWRVPFWISILLLLIAFKARMALEETPIFLELSKNVEKNESQLINNFKDPEIRKRMILLFFCISSSGAILFFCVQVYTAIFLKISVGLNPALVDQFSIFATIVLFPLTIFAGWLSDRVGRKPIILSGIILGVIFIQPAFQLLQVLGNLYIQSPAFSSLLGIGAILMVLALSLGLVVGPQTALLAELFPAKNRNSAATLPHNLAAGWIGGLLPLIVMWINQKLASSIAGLWYPTLFLAASAIIAFLYLPETKKIVLLR, from the coding sequence TTGAACAATCTTAAAAAGATAGAAGAAGTAAGAGCTTCACAGCATTACAGAAAGGTGGCTATTGCCGCTTGTTTTGGGACTTTTCTAGAGTGGTACGACTTCCTAACATTTGCAACCCTAGCAGTTGTTCTTGGTCCTTTATTTTTTCCCTCCAATGACCCTAATACGGGTCTTTTAGCCAGCCTTGCAACTTTTGGGGTTGGAATGGTAGTAAGGCCTATTGGATCAGCCATATTTGGGTCTTTGGGGGATCGCATAGGCCGAAAACCGGTCTTTATGATCACAATTGCCTTAATGGGTATAGCAACCGTAAGCATAGGCTTTTTACCGACCTATGCCCAAATTGGCATTTGGGCGCCCATACTTTTAGTTGGCTTACGACTACTTCAGGGGCTCTCTGCTGGGGGTGAAATTGGTGGCAGTGCCGTCTATCTCACAGAACATGCGGGCAACGAAAACCGAGGGTTCAAAACAAGTTTTTTACAACTAATGGGGCCATTGGGGATCTTAGTATCGACAATGCAAATTGCCTCCCTTCAGCAATGGCTTTCACCAGAAGAATTTCAGGCATGGGGTTGGCGCGTGCCGTTTTGGATTTCGATATTGCTGCTGCTTATTGCATTCAAAGCACGTATGGCTCTTGAGGAAACCCCCATATTTTTAGAGCTCAGTAAAAATGTTGAGAAAAATGAATCACAGCTAATCAATAATTTCAAAGATCCAGAAATACGCAAGAGAATGATTTTGTTATTTTTTTGCATATCCTCTAGCGGAGCAATTTTATTCTTTTGCGTTCAGGTTTACACAGCGATTTTTTTGAAAATATCTGTAGGACTAAATCCAGCATTAGTTGATCAATTCAGCATCTTCGCTACCATCGTGCTTTTTCCTCTAACAATCTTTGCCGGATGGCTTTCGGATCGAGTTGGCCGAAAGCCCATTATTTTGAGCGGTATTATTCTTGGAGTAATTTTTATACAACCCGCCTTTCAATTACTTCAGGTCTTGGGCAATCTATATATTCAGTCTCCGGCTTTCAGTTCACTACTGGGAATAGGAGCAATATTGATGGTACTTGCGTTATCCCTTGGACTAGTAGTGGGGCCACAGACTGCACTCTTGGCAGAACTATTTCCAGCTAAAAATCGTAACAGTGCCGCAACTCTTCCACATAATTTAGCTGCTGGCTGGATTGGAGGACTATTACCACTAATTGTGATGTGGATCAATCAAAAATTGGCGAGTAGTATTGCCGGCCTCTGGTATCCAACACTATTTTTAGCAGCTAGTGCGATTATTGCGTTCTTATATCTGCCTGAAACAAAAAAAATCGTACTTCTTCGCTAA
- the rmuC gene encoding DNA recombination protein RmuC — protein MTFDLSSLLLFGLPLGLCAGLLVYVLNLRSSITRAELQAKTEIASALSLRAERDQALQNAIRLEAELDSERKQGLGRIESLNEAKEALTSQFKNLANEILEDKSKRFTEQNAASLDALLKPLQTKLTEFKEQVNTSYGNEARERFALKSEIERLANLNLRMSDETRSLTQALKGDSKVQGNWGELVLESILESSGLRKGEEYVVQDSHTQSDGSRLQPDVVIKLPEGRSLVVDSKVSITAYARHAETTDADTAERELATHIQSLRQHIQGLSGKNYSSLYGAGSVDFVLMFVPIEPAFLLALKTAPNLYQEALAKNIVLVCPSTLMATLRTVAHLWRQDHQNRNALEIAKQCGSLYDKFVGFVEDLEKLGQRLDQAQTSYHDVFNKLKTGKGNLIRSAERVRELGVKPSKNLSAPLIESSSDSE, from the coding sequence GTGACTTTTGATCTAAGTTCCCTTCTACTATTTGGTCTGCCACTCGGATTGTGCGCAGGCCTTTTGGTTTATGTACTAAATTTACGCTCTAGTATTACTAGAGCTGAACTTCAAGCCAAAACAGAAATTGCTTCAGCTCTCAGCCTAAGAGCTGAACGAGATCAAGCATTACAAAACGCCATTCGGCTTGAAGCAGAACTTGATTCAGAACGCAAACAAGGACTTGGACGGATTGAGTCGCTCAATGAAGCTAAAGAAGCACTAACTAGCCAATTCAAAAATTTGGCTAATGAAATTCTGGAAGACAAATCCAAACGTTTCACAGAACAAAACGCTGCTAGCCTTGATGCTCTTTTAAAACCATTGCAAACCAAGCTCACTGAATTCAAAGAGCAAGTTAATACCTCCTATGGGAATGAAGCCCGTGAACGCTTTGCACTCAAAAGTGAAATTGAGCGCCTAGCAAATCTCAATTTACGCATGTCAGATGAGACTCGCTCTTTGACTCAAGCCCTAAAGGGTGACTCCAAAGTTCAAGGCAACTGGGGTGAACTAGTGCTTGAATCCATTCTTGAATCATCAGGTCTTCGTAAAGGCGAGGAATATGTAGTTCAAGATAGCCATACACAAAGTGATGGCTCACGCCTTCAACCTGATGTAGTAATTAAACTTCCCGAAGGTAGGAGTTTGGTGGTTGATAGCAAAGTATCGATTACGGCCTATGCCCGCCATGCAGAAACCACCGATGCAGATACTGCAGAGCGAGAACTGGCTACCCATATTCAATCATTACGTCAGCATATCCAAGGGTTATCTGGAAAGAACTACAGCTCTCTCTATGGCGCAGGATCCGTAGATTTTGTACTCATGTTTGTTCCCATTGAGCCTGCGTTCTTGCTAGCCCTGAAAACTGCGCCAAACTTATATCAAGAAGCGCTTGCCAAAAATATTGTGTTGGTATGCCCAAGCACTTTAATGGCTACTCTGCGAACAGTGGCCCATCTCTGGAGGCAGGATCACCAAAACCGCAACGCTTTAGAGATTGCAAAACAATGCGGCAGTCTCTACGACAAGTTTGTAGGATTTGTAGAGGATCTCGAGAAACTCGGTCAGCGATTGGACCAGGCTCAAACTAGCTACCACGATGTCTTTAATAAACTGAAGACTGGCAAAGGTAATTTGATTCGCTCTGCAGAGAGAGTGCGTGAACTCGGCGTTAAACCCAGCAAAAATCTATCCGCCCCCCTAATAGAATCTTCATCAGATTCTGAATAA
- the grxD gene encoding Grx4 family monothiol glutaredoxin, with product MDTQAQIKEIVTSHPVVLFMKGTAQFPQCGFSGNAINILRASGVETLHTVNVLEDAGIREGIKQFANWPTIPQLYINGEFIGGSDIMSEMFESGELQKLVKA from the coding sequence ATGGATACTCAAGCTCAAATCAAAGAAATCGTTACTAGCCATCCCGTTGTTTTGTTTATGAAGGGTACTGCTCAATTTCCGCAGTGCGGCTTCTCTGGCAACGCCATCAATATTCTTCGCGCTAGTGGCGTTGAAACACTCCATACTGTCAATGTATTGGAAGATGCCGGGATTCGGGAAGGTATTAAGCAATTTGCCAATTGGCCAACAATACCTCAGCTCTATATCAATGGTGAATTCATCGGTGGCTCAGACATCATGTCAGAGATGTTCGAGTCTGGTGAACTTCAAAAATTAGTTAAAGCTTAA
- the prmC gene encoding peptide chain release factor N(5)-glutamine methyltransferase: MSQDFSLRSLLGASPLPLNEARILMANVLDKHYQLPRSALLSRDDMELNANALEDWKVLELRRLKGEPIAYLIGKRGFHNIELQVASGVLIPRPETELLVDIGLREIGRIENEVSTPKLLDLGTGSGAIALAIAHAAPDAIVTATDQSPEALAIARANAKQLDLESRVQFAQGSWYEALGDITLFDVILSNPPYIANEDPHLTQGDLRFEPISALTDHANGLTCLEAIIHGASNHLKSMGLIAVEHGFDQSEAVVSLMKDAGLCDIQTHQDLAGHNRAVSARK; the protein is encoded by the coding sequence ATGAGTCAAGATTTCAGTCTGCGCTCTTTGTTGGGCGCTTCGCCTCTTCCCCTAAATGAAGCGCGCATTCTGATGGCAAATGTACTGGATAAGCACTACCAACTTCCGCGCTCTGCCCTGCTATCGCGTGATGATATGGAGCTGAATGCCAATGCCCTTGAGGACTGGAAAGTACTTGAATTGAGGCGACTAAAAGGTGAACCTATTGCCTACCTCATCGGTAAACGAGGCTTCCACAATATTGAACTACAGGTTGCATCAGGGGTATTGATACCACGACCTGAAACTGAGCTACTAGTAGACATTGGACTTCGTGAGATTGGGCGAATTGAAAATGAGGTTTCCACCCCTAAGTTGCTTGATCTGGGAACGGGTTCTGGCGCGATTGCATTAGCAATTGCTCATGCAGCTCCAGATGCCATCGTTACTGCAACTGATCAGTCTCCTGAGGCCCTCGCAATTGCTAGAGCCAATGCAAAGCAGTTAGATCTTGAATCTAGGGTGCAATTTGCCCAAGGGAGCTGGTATGAAGCCTTGGGAGATATCACCTTGTTTGATGTCATCTTAAGCAACCCTCCCTATATCGCTAACGAGGATCCCCATCTCACTCAAGGCGATCTACGTTTTGAACCCATTTCCGCATTAACCGACCATGCCAATGGGCTCACCTGCCTTGAAGCAATCATTCATGGGGCTTCAAACCACTTAAAATCCATGGGTCTGATTGCCGTGGAGCATGGGTTTGATCAATCAGAGGCGGTGGTCAGCCTGATGAAAGATGCAGGATTGTGCGATATTCAAACCCACCAAGATTTAGCTGGTCATAACCGGGCAGTATCAGCACGAAAATGA
- the prfA gene encoding peptide chain release factor 1, with translation MKPSMRAKLDHLDTRLAELNSLLTSEEATKDMDAYRKLTREHSDIATVVEQFGLYKQAEADAQAAEEMRKDPDMKDFADEEQKQAQSTMEELEAALQKLLLPKDENDERNVFLEIRAGTGGDESALFAGDLLRMYTRFAERQGWKVEVVSAAESDLGGYKEVVLRLVGQSVYSRLKFESGGHRVQRVPQTETQGRIHTSACTVAVMPEADELEAVKINPAELRIDTFRASGAGGQHINKTDSAVRITHLPTGTVVECQDDRSQHRNREQAMKVLVSRIMDAREREKHQLEAQTRKSLIGSGDRSDRIRTYNFPQGRITDHRINLTLYKIDAMMDGDINDLCNALASEHQAELLAALGDN, from the coding sequence ATGAAGCCCAGCATGCGGGCTAAGCTAGATCATCTAGACACGCGCTTAGCCGAACTCAACTCCCTTTTAACTTCTGAAGAAGCAACCAAAGATATGGATGCTTATCGGAAGCTCACGCGTGAGCATTCGGATATTGCAACTGTCGTTGAGCAATTTGGCCTTTACAAACAGGCTGAGGCGGACGCGCAAGCTGCAGAAGAGATGCGCAAAGATCCCGATATGAAGGACTTTGCGGACGAAGAGCAGAAACAAGCTCAATCAACTATGGAAGAGCTTGAGGCAGCACTGCAAAAGCTCTTGTTACCCAAAGACGAAAATGATGAGCGCAATGTGTTCTTAGAGATTCGTGCGGGGACTGGCGGCGATGAAAGTGCTCTATTTGCTGGCGATCTTTTGCGGATGTATACCCGCTTTGCAGAACGTCAAGGCTGGAAAGTGGAAGTAGTCAGTGCAGCTGAATCCGATTTAGGGGGTTATAAAGAGGTTGTCCTGCGCTTGGTAGGTCAATCTGTATACTCGCGCCTGAAATTTGAGTCGGGCGGTCATCGCGTACAACGTGTACCCCAAACAGAGACCCAAGGACGTATTCATACATCTGCTTGTACCGTTGCAGTCATGCCAGAAGCTGATGAACTAGAGGCCGTTAAAATTAATCCTGCCGAATTACGCATCGATACCTTCCGTGCTTCTGGTGCTGGTGGCCAGCACATTAATAAGACGGATTCAGCTGTTCGTATTACTCACCTACCAACAGGCACCGTAGTGGAATGTCAGGACGATCGCAGCCAACACCGCAACCGTGAGCAGGCAATGAAAGTATTGGTTTCACGCATCATGGATGCACGCGAGCGTGAGAAGCATCAGCTCGAAGCACAAACTAGGAAATCCTTGATTGGCTCAGGCGATCGTAGTGACCGCATTCGGACTTACAACTTTCCACAAGGTCGTATTACCGATCACCGCATTAATCTTACGCTCTACAAAATTGATGCCATGATGGATGGCGATATTAATGATCTTTGCAATGCCCTTGCATCTGAGCATCAAGCAGAATTACTTGCCGCTCTTGGTGACAATTAA
- the hemA gene encoding glutamyl-tRNA reductase: protein MKLLTLGINHHTAPVAIREKVAFDPEFLQEALHDLRQHLLGANQSGLPEATILSTCNRTEVYCAANDPHAADILHEATFDWLAKTQQLAPSSLEPHIYSLPQSDAVRHAFRVACGLDSMVIGETQILGQMKDAVRTANDAGVLGTYLNQLFQKTFAVAKEVRGSTEIGAHSISMAAASVRLSERIFEKISNQKVLFIGAGEMITLCATHFVARKPKNVAIANRTIERGQELADSIAEQDIQAESFKLSELPSRLHEFDIIVSSTASSLPIIGLGMVESALKQRRQKPMVMIDLAVPRDFEPEISRLGDVYLYTVDDLGVMIQTGASLRQAAVSQAEAIIEDRVGNFMHWMQGRNAVPIIQDIQQQGERLRQLELERAMKRLIRGDDPQEVLNAMAQGLTNKFLHGSLHALQHSNGAERDALIKLLPKLFASHSKPEDH from the coding sequence ATGAAGTTGTTGACACTCGGCATCAATCATCACACAGCGCCGGTCGCCATTCGGGAAAAGGTCGCCTTTGATCCTGAATTTCTTCAAGAAGCGTTGCACGATCTTCGCCAACATTTGCTTGGGGCGAATCAATCCGGCCTGCCCGAAGCCACCATCCTATCAACTTGCAACCGCACCGAGGTCTATTGCGCCGCCAATGATCCTCATGCTGCCGATATTCTTCACGAAGCGACGTTTGATTGGCTTGCCAAAACTCAGCAGCTTGCCCCAAGCAGTCTTGAACCGCACATCTACTCTCTTCCCCAATCCGATGCCGTGCGTCATGCCTTTAGAGTAGCCTGCGGTTTAGATTCGATGGTGATTGGTGAAACCCAAATTTTGGGTCAGATGAAAGATGCTGTCCGTACTGCAAATGATGCAGGTGTTTTGGGCACTTACCTCAATCAGTTATTTCAAAAAACGTTTGCCGTTGCCAAGGAAGTTCGCGGCTCTACTGAAATTGGCGCGCACTCGATTTCTATGGCTGCTGCATCAGTGCGACTTTCAGAGCGGATCTTTGAAAAAATATCCAATCAAAAAGTTTTATTCATTGGCGCTGGTGAAATGATCACATTATGCGCAACTCACTTTGTTGCTCGTAAACCAAAAAATGTAGCCATTGCCAATCGCACTATCGAACGTGGACAAGAATTAGCAGACTCGATTGCTGAACAAGATATCCAAGCTGAATCCTTCAAGCTTTCTGAACTCCCTAGCCGCTTACATGAGTTCGACATTATTGTTTCAAGCACTGCTTCATCTTTGCCTATCATTGGCTTGGGGATGGTAGAAAGTGCTCTCAAGCAGCGCCGCCAAAAGCCTATGGTGATGATTGATTTAGCAGTGCCGCGTGACTTTGAGCCAGAAATTTCTAGGCTGGGTGATGTGTATCTTTATACAGTTGATGACTTAGGTGTCATGATTCAAACAGGAGCAAGTTTGCGCCAAGCGGCTGTGAGCCAAGCAGAGGCGATCATTGAAGATCGTGTTGGTAATTTTATGCATTGGATGCAAGGCCGTAATGCCGTTCCTATAATTCAAGATATTCAGCAGCAAGGCGAGCGTTTAAGACAACTTGAGTTAGAGCGTGCCATGAAACGCTTAATACGTGGTGATGATCCACAAGAAGTCCTTAATGCAATGGCACAAGGTCTTACCAATAAATTCTTGCATGGCTCACTCCATGCTTTGCAGCACTCAAACGGCGCTGAGCGTGATGCTTTGATTAAATTGTTACCAAAACTATTCGCCTCACATTCCAAACCAGAAGACCATTAG
- a CDS encoding uracil-DNA glycosylase, giving the protein MSSFSKDDIPQDWRKLLGDYFASPAWSNLEKNIRAVLDADFASVCPEPQNFFKALKLTPLNSVKVVIIGQDPYHSPRLAQGLAFSIPESIPTNSRAFPSSLRNISKALTLEGFGSLPNGDLHAWSKQGVLLLNTALSVQLGEAGSHTKLGWQDLIDRLISSLALEKPCLVWMLWGGHAQSKLPLIEAGKDQLILQSSHPSGLGVYKTDKPFLDPGGAGSCNHFTKTNEWLLANKLAPIEWINSSAKAPRKGEQVDLFSESGIDAPNGARGQDSCKPL; this is encoded by the coding sequence ATGTCCTCTTTTTCTAAAGATGATATCCCGCAGGACTGGCGTAAATTATTGGGTGACTATTTCGCTTCACCGGCTTGGAGTAATTTAGAAAAAAATATTCGAGCAGTCTTAGATGCTGATTTTGCAAGTGTCTGCCCTGAGCCACAGAATTTTTTTAAAGCGCTCAAGTTAACCCCATTAAATTCAGTAAAGGTCGTGATTATTGGACAAGATCCCTATCACTCACCCAGGCTTGCTCAAGGGCTTGCATTTTCAATTCCCGAGAGCATTCCAACAAATTCTCGTGCGTTTCCGAGTTCGCTGCGCAATATTAGCAAGGCACTAACACTTGAGGGTTTTGGTAGCCTCCCTAATGGTGACTTACACGCTTGGAGCAAGCAAGGAGTGCTGCTGCTCAACACGGCACTCAGCGTTCAATTAGGTGAAGCCGGTAGTCATACTAAGCTCGGATGGCAAGATCTAATTGATCGCTTAATTTCATCGCTTGCTCTAGAAAAGCCATGCTTAGTCTGGATGCTTTGGGGAGGGCATGCTCAATCTAAGTTACCCCTCATTGAAGCAGGAAAAGATCAGTTGATTTTGCAATCCTCACATCCTTCAGGGCTAGGAGTCTATAAAACCGATAAGCCGTTTTTAGATCCGGGTGGCGCTGGTAGTTGTAATCACTTCACCAAAACCAATGAATGGCTACTAGCAAATAAGCTTGCTCCTATTGAATGGATTAATAGCTCTGCAAAAGCCCCAAGAAAAGGGGAGCAAGTCGATCTATTTAGCGAAAGCGGTATAGATGCACCCAATGGTGCAAGAGGCCAAGATAGCTGCAAGCCACTCTAG